A section of the Elizabethkingia anophelis R26 genome encodes:
- a CDS encoding septal ring lytic transglycosylase RlpA family protein — translation MSRVIFLLTLLPAIACSTVSNMKSGEEKSTTVSYYSDTFNGRKTSSGEVFDNGKLTAAHANLPFGTKVLLTNVATGDTVTVKVNDRGYLHKGRAFDITKSAFKKLGDVRKGVLKVTYRVLE, via the coding sequence ATGAGTAGAGTTATATTTCTGTTAACCCTGCTGCCGGCAATTGCTTGTAGTACGGTTAGTAATATGAAGTCAGGCGAAGAAAAGTCAACAACAGTTTCTTATTACAGCGACACGTTTAACGGGCGCAAGACTTCCAGTGGTGAAGTTTTCGATAATGGTAAACTAACCGCTGCACACGCAAATCTTCCTTTCGGTACCAAAGTATTGCTTACCAATGTTGCCACTGGAGATACAGTAACCGTAAAAGTAAACGACAGAGGATATCTTCATAAAGGAAGAGCCTTCGATATTACAAAGTCAGCTTTTAAAAAATTAGGAGATGTACGAAAGGGTGTACTGAAAGTCACTTACAGGGTATTAGAATAA
- a CDS encoding sulfatase family protein, which yields MNKILTVFLSLLATANINAQKSKKPNVLIIYTDDLGYGDLHSYGAKSINTPNIDALANNGLKFTNAYATNATCTPSRYSLLTGTYSWRRNDTGVANGDASLIINEDTYTLADLFRDSGYATGVIGKWHLGIGGKEGPNWNGTLKPGPLELGFNYSYIMAATQDRVPCVYIDGHQVENLDPADPITVNYKGPIPNANIPTYKEHPELLEMTSSNGHNNSVINGIGRIGYMSGGKTAIWDDYSMNEHFADKASKFITEHKDEPFFLYYATPNIHVPRTPNKKFAGKSGMGPRGDVILELDYCVGQIIKTLDSLGIRDNTLIVFSSDNGPVIDDGYNDQAKQFLGNHRPAGNLRGGKYSIFEGGTRIPFIVNYPKKIKKGETNTLISQIDLFASFASLNKQNLKKGQAFDSFNMLNQLLGKSKENRPYLIEDAYGIAIIKDSWKYIKPNNRSPYLKETETELGNNPQPQLYDLRTDEEEKINVAAKHPEKVKELAALLDEVMKKPINQ from the coding sequence ATGAATAAAATCTTAACTGTATTTTTGAGCTTATTGGCTACAGCTAATATTAATGCTCAGAAAAGCAAAAAGCCAAATGTCCTTATTATTTATACAGACGACCTGGGTTATGGGGATCTCCATTCATATGGAGCAAAATCTATTAACACCCCCAATATTGATGCTCTCGCAAATAATGGACTAAAGTTCACCAATGCTTATGCTACAAATGCTACCTGCACACCATCTCGCTATTCACTCCTTACAGGAACATATTCCTGGCGCAGAAATGATACCGGAGTGGCAAATGGTGATGCTTCTCTCATTATTAATGAGGACACTTATACATTAGCCGATCTTTTCAGAGATTCAGGATATGCTACAGGCGTTATTGGCAAATGGCATCTTGGGATAGGTGGCAAAGAAGGACCGAACTGGAACGGAACACTAAAACCGGGTCCGTTAGAACTAGGCTTTAATTATTCTTATATTATGGCTGCAACTCAGGATCGTGTACCATGTGTGTATATAGACGGACATCAGGTAGAGAATCTGGACCCTGCCGATCCTATTACGGTTAATTACAAAGGTCCAATTCCGAACGCTAACATACCAACCTATAAGGAACATCCTGAATTATTGGAGATGACTTCTTCTAACGGCCACAATAATTCAGTTATAAACGGAATCGGACGTATTGGTTATATGTCCGGGGGAAAAACTGCAATATGGGATGATTACAGTATGAATGAGCATTTCGCTGACAAGGCCAGCAAATTTATTACCGAGCACAAAGATGAACCTTTCTTTCTGTATTATGCGACTCCGAATATCCATGTACCCAGAACTCCAAATAAAAAATTTGCAGGAAAAAGTGGAATGGGGCCGCGTGGTGATGTTATTCTGGAATTGGATTATTGCGTAGGCCAGATAATTAAAACATTGGACAGTTTAGGCATTAGAGACAATACTCTTATTGTTTTCAGCAGTGACAATGGCCCTGTAATAGATGACGGATACAATGATCAGGCAAAGCAATTCTTAGGTAACCATCGTCCGGCAGGAAACCTTAGAGGTGGTAAGTATAGTATATTTGAAGGTGGAACCCGAATTCCTTTCATTGTAAATTATCCTAAAAAAATAAAAAAAGGAGAAACCAATACACTAATTAGCCAGATTGATTTGTTTGCATCTTTTGCATCTCTGAACAAACAAAACTTAAAAAAAGGACAGGCTTTTGATAGTTTCAATATGCTAAACCAGTTATTAGGAAAAAGCAAAGAAAACAGACCGTATCTGATAGAAGATGCATATGGAATAGCTATTATTAAAGATTCCTGGAAGTATATTAAACCCAATAACAGAAGTCCGTATCTAAAAGAAACGGAAACCGAATTAGGCAACAATCCTCAGCCTCAGCTTTATGATCTCCGAACTGATGAAGAGGAAAAAATAAATGTTGCGGCAAAGCACCCTGAAAAGGTAAAAGAACTTGCTGCTCTTTTAGATGAAGTTATGAAGAAACCTATAAATCAATAA
- the rimO gene encoding 30S ribosomal protein S12 methylthiotransferase RimO → MRTKSSNKKKINIVTLGCSKNVYDSEVLMGQLKANGKEVVHEDKGDIVVINTCGFIDNAKEESINTILEYVDLKNQGAVEKVFVTGCLSERYKPDLIREIPDVDQYFGTRDLPILLKHLGADYRHELVGERLTTTPRHYAYLKISEGCDRPCTFCAIPLMRGNHISTPIENLVKEAENLAKNGVKELILIAQDLTFYGLDIYKKRALGDLLKELVKVEGIEWIRLHYAFPTGFPEDVLEIIKEEPKICNYIDIPLQHINNDVLKRMKRGTTFEKTNALLDKFREKVPGMAIRTTLIVGFPGETEEHFEELKNWVRDQRFDRLGCFTYSHEENTGAFIYEDDVPAEVKERRVEEIMEVQQQISYEINQEKVGKTFKCLFDRKEGNYFIGRTEFDSPDVDNTVLVPAENTYISVGEFVNVKITSADDFDLYGEVVS, encoded by the coding sequence ATGCGGACAAAATCTTCTAACAAAAAGAAAATTAATATTGTAACACTCGGGTGTTCCAAGAATGTATATGACTCCGAAGTATTGATGGGGCAGCTTAAAGCCAATGGCAAAGAGGTGGTTCATGAAGACAAGGGAGATATTGTTGTAATTAATACCTGTGGATTTATTGATAATGCTAAAGAAGAGAGTATTAATACAATTCTGGAATATGTAGATCTTAAAAATCAGGGTGCTGTAGAAAAAGTTTTCGTTACAGGATGTCTTTCCGAAAGATATAAACCGGATTTGATAAGAGAAATTCCGGATGTGGATCAGTATTTCGGAACCCGAGATCTGCCAATTTTACTAAAACATTTAGGAGCAGATTACCGTCATGAACTGGTAGGAGAGCGTCTTACTACAACACCAAGACATTATGCTTACCTTAAAATTTCTGAAGGCTGCGACAGACCGTGTACTTTCTGTGCAATACCTTTAATGAGAGGTAATCACATTTCTACTCCAATAGAAAATTTGGTGAAAGAAGCTGAGAATTTGGCTAAGAATGGGGTGAAAGAATTAATTCTTATTGCTCAGGATCTTACATTCTACGGATTAGATATTTATAAAAAACGTGCATTAGGTGATCTTCTGAAAGAGCTTGTAAAAGTAGAAGGAATTGAATGGATTCGTCTGCACTATGCTTTCCCTACAGGTTTCCCGGAAGATGTACTGGAAATTATAAAAGAAGAACCTAAAATCTGTAACTATATAGATATTCCGCTTCAGCATATTAATAATGATGTTCTAAAGCGTATGAAACGGGGGACTACTTTCGAGAAGACCAATGCTTTATTAGATAAGTTCCGTGAGAAAGTTCCGGGAATGGCTATCAGAACAACTCTTATCGTAGGTTTCCCTGGTGAAACTGAAGAGCATTTTGAAGAATTGAAAAACTGGGTAAGAGATCAGCGTTTTGACAGATTAGGCTGTTTTACCTATTCTCACGAAGAAAATACAGGCGCATTCATTTATGAAGACGATGTTCCTGCGGAAGTTAAAGAACGTCGTGTAGAAGAAATTATGGAAGTTCAGCAGCAAATTTCATATGAGATAAATCAGGAAAAAGTTGGTAAGACCTTCAAATGTCTGTTCGATAGAAAAGAAGGAAACTACTTTATAGGAAGAACAGAATTCGATTCTCCGGATGTAGACAACACTGTTTTGGTACCTGCTGAAAATACGTATATCAGTGTAGGAGAGTTTGTTAATGTGAAAATTACTTCTGCTGATGATTTCGATTTATACGGAGAAGTAGTAAGTTAA
- a CDS encoding formylglycine-generating enzyme family protein yields MISIQRLIFVCLSITGVAYSSIANGQTKTTKLSCCEVSGSKARQITTQKKTNSPATTIPLKDKSPVDVTNKMVLIPAGTFMMGSNGDEWSRNWESPQHKVSVKSFYMDTHEVTNAEFEKFVIATGYITTAEKPVDWEALKKELPPDTPKPSDEDLMPGSMVFASPESVNGLDDYSQWWRWVKGADWQHPLGPGSNIKGKEKHPVVHVSYDDAVAYAKWIGKRLPTEAEWEWAARGGLDNKIYPWGDEHISRGSQKANYWTGTFPIKNTEKDGYYYTAPVGSYAPNAYGLYDMAGNVWEICSDWFSENYYQSLQGNQITNNPAGPSKPYYPSEPFANKRVVRGGSFLCNDSYCASYRVSARMPYSEDTGMIHTGFRLVKDPETK; encoded by the coding sequence ATGATCTCTATTCAACGGCTAATCTTTGTCTGCCTAAGCATAACAGGAGTTGCATACTCCAGCATTGCAAACGGACAAACAAAGACTACAAAGCTTTCCTGTTGTGAAGTTTCCGGTAGTAAAGCCCGGCAAATTACCACACAAAAAAAGACAAACTCACCAGCTACAACAATTCCATTAAAAGATAAAAGCCCTGTAGATGTAACAAACAAAATGGTTTTAATTCCTGCTGGCACGTTTATGATGGGCTCTAATGGTGATGAATGGTCCCGCAATTGGGAGTCGCCTCAGCATAAAGTTTCGGTAAAGTCCTTTTATATGGATACACATGAAGTCACCAATGCTGAATTCGAAAAATTTGTAATTGCCACAGGCTACATTACTACAGCCGAAAAACCTGTTGACTGGGAAGCACTGAAGAAAGAGCTACCACCCGATACTCCTAAACCTTCAGATGAAGATTTAATGCCTGGATCTATGGTTTTCGCTTCTCCTGAATCGGTAAACGGATTAGATGATTACTCGCAATGGTGGCGTTGGGTAAAAGGAGCTGACTGGCAACACCCACTTGGTCCGGGAAGTAATATAAAGGGTAAAGAAAAGCATCCGGTTGTACATGTTTCATACGATGATGCTGTTGCATATGCAAAGTGGATAGGAAAGCGCCTCCCTACTGAAGCTGAATGGGAATGGGCTGCACGTGGTGGTTTAGATAACAAAATTTATCCTTGGGGGGATGAACATATAAGCAGAGGTTCTCAAAAAGCCAATTACTGGACAGGTACATTCCCGATAAAGAATACGGAAAAAGATGGTTATTACTATACTGCGCCGGTTGGATCATATGCTCCAAATGCTTATGGACTTTACGATATGGCCGGGAATGTTTGGGAAATATGCTCAGATTGGTTTAGTGAAAATTACTATCAGTCTTTGCAGGGAAATCAAATAACCAACAATCCTGCAGGACCATCGAAACCTTATTACCCTTCCGAGCCTTTTGCGAACAAAAGAGTGGTACGTGGCGGGAGTTTTCTGTGTAATGATTCATACTGTGCCAGCTATCGGGTTTCTGCAAGAATGCCTTATTCAGAGGACACAGGCATGATACACACAGGCTTCAGATTGGTAAAAGATCCCGAAACCAAATAA
- a CDS encoding TonB-dependent receptor — MSKYMVTFLLLCGMVMSYAQSNFTVQGTVKDSDNHSPIAQAQISIGGVKAISDAKGVFSLKINSGEYAVVVTHPKFDAFKENLKVDKHLKLDINLEHRAEDIETVVLNVKHRTPGAMIVSSLDKNMISRNAASNLGNLLTNISGVEGLKTGNNIVKPIIHGMYGSRVAILNNGVKMAEQEWGVEHAPNVDINNYQHIDVVKGASALKFGGDAIGGVVLLEPAIYPKKDTLEGSVTLNGQSNGRGGGVNVNLLKLWKNGWAINTNGAYNKLGDLKAPDYGLMNTGLESSSFNFGIQKKNAHRGFSIDYYLTNQNIGILRASHIGSPQDFYEAINAPRPIFERDFSYDIDNPKQVVEHHLVKLNAYNDFKNFGKLSLTYSFQYNHRQEYDIRRGDLKALPALDMELITNQVNINHLLNRDNWSLESGIDGTYQNNYSDPATKARRLIPNYDKYAAGVYSIFKYKFNSKWNTEASARYDFNRYDVNKWYDTSDWNNRYAALYPEFKVKEKANRTLTNPILNYHNFSFSAGVEYKPSSTLNLKFNYSRVSRTPNIAELFSDGLHHSASVIEIGDMSLKNETGNQFNLLIESKINALQGLQISLNPYFFYTKNYINEVPTGIQNTIRGVFPVWSYQQIDAKMFGADLDVNWNLTSNLTYKGRAAYLYGQDMTNNVPLILMAPTNVYNAIEFKKTEWNNFYFNVNNRQVFRQNRYPYNPVYITLYNAEGEAYEATLDLSTPPKAYNLWGLQAGVDIYKNFSVGLTINNLLNTNYKDYLNRLRFFSYEMGRNFILNIKYNF; from the coding sequence ATGTCAAAATATATGGTGACATTCCTGCTGTTATGTGGTATGGTAATGTCTTATGCGCAAAGTAACTTTACCGTACAGGGGACGGTAAAAGATTCAGATAATCACTCTCCGATAGCTCAGGCACAAATTAGTATTGGAGGTGTTAAGGCGATATCTGATGCTAAAGGCGTTTTTTCTCTAAAAATAAATAGCGGAGAATATGCAGTGGTGGTTACACATCCAAAGTTTGATGCATTCAAAGAAAATCTGAAAGTAGATAAGCATCTTAAACTTGATATTAATCTGGAGCATAGAGCTGAAGATATAGAAACAGTAGTACTGAATGTAAAACATCGTACTCCTGGTGCTATGATTGTTAGCTCTCTGGATAAAAATATGATTTCCAGAAACGCAGCCAGTAATCTGGGAAATTTGCTAACAAATATATCTGGAGTTGAAGGATTGAAAACTGGTAATAATATTGTAAAGCCTATTATCCATGGAATGTACGGAAGCCGTGTTGCAATCCTTAATAACGGCGTAAAGATGGCTGAACAGGAATGGGGTGTAGAGCATGCTCCTAATGTGGATATTAATAATTATCAGCATATAGATGTAGTGAAAGGAGCTTCGGCGCTAAAGTTTGGTGGTGATGCTATTGGTGGAGTTGTATTGTTGGAGCCGGCGATATATCCTAAAAAAGATACACTGGAAGGAAGTGTAACGCTGAACGGACAGTCTAATGGCCGAGGCGGTGGTGTTAATGTAAACCTTCTGAAGCTATGGAAAAATGGCTGGGCAATTAATACCAACGGAGCTTATAATAAATTAGGAGACCTTAAGGCACCTGACTACGGATTAATGAATACCGGATTAGAATCGAGTTCTTTTAATTTCGGAATCCAGAAGAAAAATGCACATAGAGGATTTTCTATAGATTACTATCTTACAAATCAGAATATTGGTATTCTAAGAGCTTCACATATAGGAAGTCCACAGGATTTTTATGAAGCCATTAATGCACCTCGTCCAATCTTTGAAAGAGATTTCAGCTATGATATAGATAATCCTAAACAGGTTGTAGAACATCATCTGGTAAAGCTTAATGCTTATAATGATTTTAAAAACTTCGGTAAATTGTCTTTAACCTACAGTTTTCAGTACAATCACAGACAGGAATACGATATCCGTCGTGGAGATCTTAAAGCTTTACCAGCTTTGGATATGGAGTTGATTACAAATCAGGTTAATATTAATCATTTACTGAATAGAGATAACTGGAGTCTGGAATCCGGAATTGACGGAACTTATCAGAACAATTATTCGGATCCGGCAACTAAAGCCAGAAGACTGATTCCTAATTATGATAAATATGCTGCTGGTGTTTATTCCATATTTAAGTATAAATTCAATTCAAAATGGAATACAGAAGCATCAGCCAGATACGATTTTAACAGATATGATGTAAACAAATGGTATGATACTTCGGATTGGAATAATCGTTATGCGGCTTTATATCCAGAATTTAAAGTAAAAGAAAAAGCAAACCGTACACTTACAAACCCGATTCTGAATTATCATAATTTTTCTTTCAGTGCCGGTGTGGAATATAAGCCATCTTCAACACTCAATTTGAAATTTAATTATTCCAGAGTAAGCAGGACACCAAATATTGCAGAACTATTCTCCGATGGATTACATCATTCAGCATCGGTGATAGAAATTGGTGATATGAGCCTGAAAAATGAAACAGGAAATCAGTTCAATTTGTTAATCGAAAGCAAAATTAATGCGCTGCAAGGATTACAAATCTCATTGAACCCATATTTCTTCTATACTAAAAACTATATCAACGAAGTTCCTACAGGAATACAGAATACAATTCGTGGTGTTTTTCCGGTATGGAGTTATCAACAAATTGATGCCAAAATGTTTGGTGCAGACTTAGATGTTAACTGGAATCTTACTTCTAATTTAACATATAAAGGTCGTGCAGCTTATTTATACGGACAGGATATGACGAATAATGTTCCACTAATCCTGATGGCACCAACTAACGTTTACAATGCTATAGAGTTTAAAAAAACAGAGTGGAATAATTTCTACTTTAATGTGAATAACAGACAGGTATTCCGCCAGAACAGGTATCCATACAATCCTGTATACATTACTTTGTACAATGCAGAAGGAGAGGCTTATGAAGCAACATTGGATCTTTCAACTCCTCCAAAGGCATACAATCTTTGGGGGCTACAGGCCGGAGTTGATATTTATAAAAACTTCTCTGTAGGACTTACCATAAATAATCTTTTAAATACTAATTATAAAGATTATCTCAACAGACTGCGTTTCTTCAGCTATGAAATGGGGCGCAATTTTATCTTAAATATTAAATACAACTTTTAA